The Wansuia hejianensis genomic interval GGAGAAGTTCTCTATGGGAAAACCATGGAGGAAATCTGCCGGAGAGTACAGTTTTACCTGAATGCCAGGTGTAAAAACACCGTTAAGCTGGGTGCGGTTCTTTTTTCTTCCGTCAGGGGTAAATTAGGAGAGACAGATACTGTTCCGGAATTGATTGAACTGATAAATACACAGACAGAAAGGATAAAAAGATGAAAGCAAAGTTATATGGAGTCGGCATCGGGCCGGGTGATCCGGAACTGCTGACGCTGAAAGCGCTGCGTGTCATAAAGGAGAGCGATGTGATTGCATTGCCCGGAAGTGACCCTAAAGACACGGTGGCATATGAAATTGTGAAGAGGGCGTATCCCGGACTGGATGAAAAGGAATTACTGGCTGTGGATATGCCGATGACGAAAGATACGGAAAAGCTGGAGCAGAGCCATTCAGAAGGCGCCTCCAGAATCTGTGCCTGCCTGAAAAGCGGACGGCAGGTGGCATTTCTGACGTTGGGAGATCCAACCGTATATTCAACTTATCTGTATGTTCATAAAAAAGTCATTTCCTCCGGTTATGATGCGGAGATCATAAGCGGAATTACCTCTTTTTGTGCAGTGGCGGCACGGCTGAACATGGGGCTTGTGGAAAAAGCGGAACCCCTCCATGTGATGCCTGCCTCCTATCAGATCTCAGATGCGTTGAAGCTTCCGGGAACAAAAGTCCTGATGAAGGCAGGAAAGAAAATGAAACAGGTGAAGGAAGAGCTGAAAGAGCTGAACGCTTCCGCGGTTATGATTGAGAACTGCGGAATGCCAGATGAGAAGATCTACCGGACCGCGGATGAGATTCCTGAAAATGCCGGCTATTATTCTTTGATTATCGTAAAGGAGAGCGTATGATACATTTTGTTGGTGCCGGGGCGGGAGCTCCGGATCTGATCACCCTGCGGGGAAAGAAATATCTGGAAGAAGCTGATGTGATCATTTATGCGGGTTCCCTGGTGAATCCCCAGCTTCTGGATTACAAAAAGGAGGGCTGCAAGGTATATAATTCTGCAGTCATGACGCTGGAAGAGGTGCTGGAAGTGATGGAAGGGGCGGAAAAGGGCGGACTTACGACCGTTCGCCTGCATACGGGAGATCCCTGTCTCTACGGAGCGATCCGTGAACAAATGGATGTCCTGGAGGAAAAAGGCTTCGCATATGATTCCTGCCCCGGCGTCAGTTCCTTCTGCGGCGCTGCATC includes:
- the cobI gene encoding precorrin-2 C(20)-methyltransferase translates to MKAKLYGVGIGPGDPELLTLKALRVIKESDVIALPGSDPKDTVAYEIVKRAYPGLDEKELLAVDMPMTKDTEKLEQSHSEGASRICACLKSGRQVAFLTLGDPTVYSTYLYVHKKVISSGYDAEIISGITSFCAVAARLNMGLVEKAEPLHVMPASYQISDALKLPGTKVLMKAGKKMKQVKEELKELNASAVMIENCGMPDEKIYRTADEIPENAGYYSLIIVKESV